The genomic segment accccccttcatcagtgaggtaatgggagctgccaactggccaaaaccccggataaacctccggtaataattagcgaaccccaagaaccgctgcacctccttcacagtggtaggggtcggccaattacgcacagccgtaacgcggtcatcttccatcaccacccctgtgggggaaatgcgatatcccagaaaagaaaCGGCTTGTtggaagaactcacatttctcagccttgacgtataggtcatgctccagcagccgcccaagcactttacgctccagagccacatgcgcggcgcgagtggcggagtagatcaagatgtcatcgatgtacaccaccaccccctgcccgagcatgtccctgagaacctcgtccacaaaggattggaagacagcgggagcattctttaacccatatggcatgacgaggtactcataatggccgatgtggtactaaatgcggtcttccacttgtctccatctcggatacgcaccaagttataagcgctcctgagatctaatttggtGAAAAAGCGCGCCCCGTGGAATGACTCCacggccgtagcaatgagaggtagtgggtaactgaaccccactgtgatagaatttagacctctatagtcaatgcacgggcgcaggcctccccccttcttcttcacaaaaaagaaactcgaggagacgggtgatttagatggctgaatgtatccctgtctcaaggattcagtgacgtatgtctccattgccactgtctcctcctgcgacagaggatacacgtgacttttaggaagggccgcgccagcctggaggtttatcacacaatccccttgtcgatggggtggtaattgagtcgccttcattttactgaaggcgatagccaaatcggcatattcagagggaatgtgtacagtggagacttggtctggactctccaccgtggttgcaccgatggaaactcctatacacctacctgagcactccctcgaccaccccttaagagccctctgcccccacgAAATCAGAGGATTGTGAGAGGCTAGCCAGGGAagtcccagcaccaccggaaacgccggggaatcaataaggaacaggctgatacgttcctcatgacccccctgcgttaccatgaccagtggcactgtttcctccctcacttggccagaccctagtggtcgactatctaacgcgtgcacggggaagggtttgtCCAGTTTAACCAGGGGGATCCCTAACTTATCAGCAACACTTCGGTCCatgaaactcccagctgcacctgaatcgactagtgccttatactgggagtgaggggaaaaaccagggaagaaaacagagacatacatgtggtcgacaggggggtctgggtgaggctggtgcggactcacctggggggtcgatggagtgctctgcctgccatctgagttcccgggagaacctctccagcaccggtccgcagtgtgtcctctacggccacagtgggtgcaggagaggccccccctccggtcctcctagcaGCGGTCCCTCCAagctccatgggcgttggagcaggagggatgggaggtggaatgaataggccccgatcggaacgtccccgggcagttagcaggttgtccagcctgatggacaaatcaatcaactggtccagagtgatggtatggtcccggcaagccagttcccggcggacgtcctcacgtagactacacctgtagtggtcaatcagggcccgctcattccaccccgatccggCGGCTAGAGTCCGAAACTCCAGcgcaaagtcctgagcgctcctcgtctcctacctcagatgaaataatcgctcgcccgccgccttgccctccgggggatgatcgaataccgcccggaagcggcgagcgaactctgggtagttgtcctttgctgagtctgggccctcccagacggcgttggcccattccagggctctacccgtgaggcacgagacgaggacgctcaccctctcttcatcggagggagagggccggacggtcgccaggtacaggtccaactggagcaaaaaccccttgcacccagcggccgtcccatcgaactccctgggcGCCATGATCTGTATCCCGCTTGTACTGGGTTCGGTTGGATTCGGTAGGGGCGCAGGGCGATGAATTGGTCCTGGTGGGGGTGATGGAGCGACTCGCTCCCAGCTCTCCAATCGGGtcagcacctggtccatggccgtaCCCAGTCGCTGGAGGAGACTGGCATGTTGGCCGACTTGTTCCTCCATTGACAATGTTCCTgtccctgctgactccataagtggtgcgggattctgtcacgagcggaatgaacagtttaaggagtgagtcaaacgcaggagcctgaggtccgttggaacaatcttaatttaataaatccacgggtaagtttcacatacggctgggagcataacagtcagaagaattgacaaaaagaagctccgttcaaaaggcagacggggcgcagcccggcaaccctaatgcctagataatttaagtaacaccacacgtaacaacgaacaatcccgcacaaaatcctagctaaacacagacagactaaataacccccccactaatgacaaaacacaaaacaggtgcaaacaaaaaccagacataactaatagacactgaaacacagatcggtggcagctagtaggccggcgacgacgaccgccaagcGCCGCTCAACAGAGGAGAGGCgcccccttctgtggatgttgtgacaccaagttgtcagacctcggtgacttgtcattgttgatagacaataaAAAGTAAAAAGATtgttgcctttttgcccaaattTTCATTGAAGGTACTCCAAAACATTTTACTATAATTCTTTAAgctatttatctttgtttcatagtgtagtttcttcttctttctattcagtttagtcacatgatttctctatTTATGGTATGTTTGCCAATCGGTATTACAGCCAGACCTATTTGCCATCTCTTTTGCCTTatcactctcaaccatacaacTTTTCAATTCCTCATGTGCCAGACTATAACACTTTGGTGCTTAGCAACCTTATCAAAGAACTCTACAAATATACCACCTACCAAGTACAGTAGGTGGGTCACAAAGGAAAACAACGGAAGCTTTAAAATCACATATCATGGCATCTTCGAATACTCGTTTTTAATtgtcttgaagggcattctagagcgtgcattatttcTCTCTAACGAACGGTATATCAAAACATTAGAATGGCaagttcattcttacatgttctacaTTTGAGCTGCTTCTGAACCTACAAAAGTTCAATTCAAAACATTATTgtcattgttgaatttgattATCATAATAGCAGGCCAcaactgatggtttggttagctaaactggTAAGTCTCTGTTTGGTTACCAAGACAACTATTGTagctatctatactgaacaaaaacatgcaacaatttcaaagattttactgagttacagttcattttaggaaatcattaggtcctaatctatggatttcacatgactgggaatacagatatgaatctgttggtcacagatgccaTAAAAAAAGTGGGCCTCACAACGGGCCTCAGGATGTCATCATGGTATTTCTTtacattgaaattgccatcgataaaatgcacttgtgttcgttgtctgtagcttatgtctGCGCATACTATAACCCTACACGCACTCGTTTCactgcaaaccgctcgcccacacaaagcCATACAGATGGACTGCATTAGGCCAGAtggacatactgacaaattctctaaaaagacTTTGGAGGCGGCTTGTGGTAGtgaaattaacataaaatgatCTTGCagcagctctggtgaacattactgcagtcagcttgccaagtgcacgctccctcaaaacttgagatatctgtgacattgtgttgtgtgacaaaactgaccttttattctccccagcacctgtgtaatgatcatgctgtttaatcaacaaGGCCAACTCAATCTACAAGTATGTCACCGGTAACTGAGTGCAAGCTGCAGGTAAGTGGAGAGCATTACTCAATATTTATCCAGAGGACACATGCTTCTTAGCTTTCCTGATACCATCAGGGTGTTCTTTGAAAAATTATTCATGTTTTACAAGTTTAACATTGTTATTGCAAGTCATTTTGCAGTACTCACACAGAAGTGCTACTTGTTtgattgtctgtgtgtctgtctgtctttgtggtCTTCAGGCCTTCTGAAACAGTTGGATGCTGGAGGTGACCAGTTTGTTGTGGGGGCTAACATGAACGATACTCCATTCTGTCTGACAAGTAGTGCCACAGTTGGCTACAAGGGTCCAGGCTCACCCCTTCCATGGACAGGATTGCCAGGAGCTGTGAAGTACTACAGCTGCGGACCCTTTGGGTGCTGGGCAGTCAACAAGAATGATGATATTTTCTTAATGAGTGTAAGATCTGGGAAAGAGTGGGAGAGCTGGAGTAGAGTAGTAGAGGATGGAGAGTGTCAGTTATTTTAAAACTGTTTCATATTATAACTGTTGAAATTGTCCTAAAACCCTGATTGTATCATTTTGTTTCCAGCTGAATCAAGACTGCCAAAACAAGGGGTGGAGTCACATTGAAGGCAAGCTTTCCATGATTGAGGTGGCAACTGATGGTAGTGTCTTTGGGGTCAACTCTGCGGGTAGTGTTTATACCAGGTAAGGTTGCTACTGAACTATGTGAATAGTTCCACCCTTTTCCCCTCAAGTTGTAGTAATAACTTATACTTATTATTCTTTATGTATAAATCTTATCCTTACTGTACATGCTTTGTGAAGCTCTTTACAGAAACACTTAAATAGATACATTAATCAATTCTGGCAAGTGAAATCAGATCTAAACATATAATAGACTTATAAAGAAATGTGTAGACAGTGTAAGGTAAAATATGTCAAAGTTGGATGTCCTTTAAAGCTACAGTTTGTAGTACACAGACATCCCACCACTTGTTTTGGTAAACATCTGAGGTATGTAGCTagacaaatgtaaccactctcaaattcatacatAGAGCTATGAATGCAAGACAGACCCCACATGTTTTTTTGGGGAACATGTTTATCAAAGCTATACATTGTAAACAATGTTattataaacaaacaaacaattgaGTAAAAGCTTACATTTTGGCTTCTGATGGAGTTGTATTCATCTCAATAAGCATTTATAAGTTATCTTGTTCAACAATCAATGGCTATATACAAATAATAAAGTCCAAAATTGGATGTACTTAAAAAAATGCATAAGTTTTAAAACATGTGAACCTCACCCCTTTCTTCAACGCAGAGATGGCATCACAGCCAGTAAACCAGAGGGCACTGGATGGAGCAATATCCAAATGGGCATGCGCATGGGCCATGTGACCTATGACCTGAGCCGTCTTTGGGTTGTCTCCAAGTCTGGCGGCACCATGTTGTGCACACGTTAGCCTCTCCTCTGCATCTGATGGCCGTTCGGGAATTGTCTAAAGTTCACTTGCTAACCCATTGATCTCTCTTTCTGGAACAGCCTTCTGCTTGTGAATGCTCAACATTAGTTCATAAGAATCCTTCATTCTAAAACCTACTACTCTAACTATACTTTTCAGTACTTTATCTCTGTCAATAGTATTCACTGATCTTAGGGATCTTGCTCACAAGCCACATGGGTTTTGCTGTGCTTCAGCGGTCATTCATAGAGATGGAGGGAATCCTTTTCAATGCTTATTATCTCATTATATAATATTTTCccgctaaaataaatcattcagtTTCAAGCTATTGTAATTTCcgtgtttctttttttttctcataTTGAACAGGGGGGTTTTAGTTTGCTCTGCCAGTGGTGGTTTTAGCATGTACAGtcttggccaaaagttgagaatgacaccaaTATTAATTTTCAGaaagtctgtcacgtcctgaccatagtaagttgttattttctatggtagagtaggtcagggcttgacagggggtgtttgttaatgttttgtatttctatgttcagtttctagttttctatttctatgttggttttgtttggtatgatctccaattagaggcagccggttgtcgttgtctctaattggaggtcatatttaagttgatgtttgtcccacctgtttttgtgggtgattcatatttgtgagtagtgtttgtttctcctctgcgtcacggtttgttgtttttgtaattttcagttatttgatgtattgcatcgtatcacggattaaataaatatgtggaatgaaacacatgctgcactttggtccgctcctttcgacagccgtgacaaagtctgctgcctcagtttgtatgatggcaatttgcatatactccagaatgttatgaagagtgatcagatgaattgcaattaattgcaaagtccctctttgccatgcaaatgaactgcatCCCCCACATTtctactgcatttcagccctgccacaaaaggaccagctgacatcatgtcagtgattctctcattaacacaggagtgagtgttgacgaggacaaggctgtagatcactctgtcatactgattgtgttcgaat from the Salmo salar chromosome ssa17, Ssal_v3.1, whole genome shotgun sequence genome contains:
- the LOC106603265 gene encoding fish-egg lectin-like isoform X2, translated to MRATAAVLLVLCLLTISHAWDCQEVVNIKNLMQIDAGLGQVVATDTSQIPYYLVGDKWIRLPGSLKHITVGPAGIWGVNKDYAIYKYVAGNWVQAAGLLKQLDAGGDQFVVGANMNDTPFCLTSSATVGYKGPGSPLPWTGLPGAVKYYSCGPFGCWAVNKNDDIFLMSLNQDCQNKGWSHIEGKLSMIEVATDGSVFGVNSAGSVYTR